In Lineus longissimus chromosome 7, tnLinLong1.2, whole genome shotgun sequence, a genomic segment contains:
- the LOC135491217 gene encoding uncharacterized protein LOC135491217 → MFYFILISCLLNAMVIADEFSQLEGYTHRNGDCPGHDIESIKQTTLGVCAARCNALPNCKSFLFNDLGSRSYCWLKTSECPLLVDTYIRNYHFHNKMVSEENAGGNIEVALRNCTMTRVNDAMMLAGSWEPLPDIKTEGECAAKCEEVTVCDSATFKNETRECRIHPRRAFVMGYISGGDCCVMFEKKCPFLKNLNHLPPRKQILCPLRFGAMRQPSKKFAYRVMRYEKSFNAGEYSCRIDDLCKAVSYEAENDKLHFTFYHDLTPNDENTPVSNFTAVKVCNENGPSCDSLTAYLYKSLKGAQPYDVPKVGKADCVMRCVKSAECVAATFTSAMRKECKLYRLPQGGIDLEEYTGRGRAMTWVKPVEKCSVVM, encoded by the exons ATGTTCTATTTCATTTTGATCTCCTGCCTGCTGAATGCAATGGTAATTGCCGATG AGTTTAGCCAACTGGAGGGATACACTCATCGAAATGGAGACTGCCCTGGACACGACATTGAGTCGATTAAGCAAACAACACTAGGCGTGTGTGCGGCGAGATGTAACGCATTACCCAACTGTAAGAGTTTCCTGTTTAACGACTTGGGTAGCCGCAGTTACTGTTGGCTGAAGACCAGCGAGTGCCCCCTTTTGGTCGACACTTACATCAGGAATTATCACTTCCATAACAAAATGG TTTCAGAAGAAAATGCCGGCGGCAATATTGAAGTTGCCCTTCGGAACTGCACCATGACCAGGGTCAACGACGCTATGATGTTGGCCGGAAGTTGGGAGCCGCTACCGGATATCAAGACAGAAGGCGAATGTGCTGCGAAATGCGAAGAAGTAACTGTTTGCGACAGCGCCACATTTAAGAACGAGACGAGAGAGTGTAGGATTCACCCGAGAAGGGCTTTCGTGATGGGCTACATATCCGGGGGTGACTGCTGCGTAATGTTTGAAAAGAAGTGCCCATTTTTGAAGAACC TGAATCACTTGCCACCTCGAAAGCAAATTCTGTGTCCCCTAAGATTCGGAGCAATGCGTCAGCCTTCAAAGAAGTTTGCATACAGAGTTATGAG ATATGAAAAAAGCTTCAACGCGGGAGAGTATTCGTGCCGCATTGACGATTTATGCAAAGCCGTCTCTTACGAAGCCGAGAATGACAAACTTCATTTTACATTCTATCACGATCTAACCCCGAATGACGAGAATACCCCGGTTTCGAACTTCACAGCGGTCAAGGTCTGCAATGAAAATG GTCCTAGTTGTGACTCCCTCACTGCCTACTTATATAAGAGTTTAAAGGGAGCTCAACCTTACGATGTACCAAAAGTCGGTAAAGCGGACTGCGTCATGAGATGCGTGAAATCTGCTGAGTGCGTTGCCGCAACATTTACTTCGGCCATGAGGAAAGAGTGCAAGCTTTACCGCCTACCTCAAGGAGGGATCGATTTGGAAGAATACACGGGCCGTGGGCGAGCTATGACTTGGGTGAAGCCAGTGGAGAAATGTTCAGTTGTCATGTAG